In one Grus americana isolate bGruAme1 chromosome 1, bGruAme1.mat, whole genome shotgun sequence genomic region, the following are encoded:
- the GPR15 gene encoding G-protein coupled receptor 15, which yields MRIAWPEMELTQLSPVTTVTFNYDYYYDDNCQYQHLQHMSTFLPILYAAMFLVGIVGNSILIVALVFKRRVQRLIDVFIINLAASDFIFLITLPFWVDKEVSDGSWRVGSFLCKASSYVISVNMYCSILLLTCMSADRYLAIMHPSLARRVRTRSYSSGLCICVWLLSCCLGMPTLLSRELKKQYGKTYCTDKVVTETKQIMSLMLLILAFFFPLLSILTFYCSITRRLCVHYQRAGKHDKKMRKSIKIVFIVVAAFVISWVPFNLFKLMAILLGLLKQSDCFPDMVAQLGMKVSSPFAFANSCANPFIYYCFDNYIRRAMLRCLCPWVKISSSSNNSDTLDTRLSHSLSNFVVGEYAARKRKRSVSL from the coding sequence ATGAGGATAGCTTGGCCAGAAATGGAACTCACGCAGCTTTCGCCTGTGACTACAGTCACTTTCAACTACGACTACTACTACGACGACAACTGCCAGTATCAGCACCTGCAACATATGTCTACTTTCCTGCCTATCCTGTACGCTGCCATGTTCCTGGTGGGCATTGTCGGCAACTCCATCCTGATAGTAGCCTTGGTCTTCAAGCGACGGGTCCAGAGGCTGATCGACGTCTTTATCATCAACCTCGCTGCATCTGACTTCATCTTCCTCATCACGCTGCCATTCTGGGTGGACAAGGAGGTGTCAGACGGGAGCTGGAGGGTAGGATCTTTCCTCTGTAAAGCTAGTTCCTATGTCATCTCAGTCAACATGTactgcagcatcctcctcctcacttGTATGAGTGCTGACCGGTACCTTGCTATCATGCATCCCTCTCTCGCTAGACGGGTCAGAACAAGATCCTATTCCAGTGGACTCTGCATCTGCGTCTGGTTATTATCCTGCTGCTTAGGGATGCCAACCCTTTTGTCCAGAGAACTGAAGAAGCAATATGGAAAGACTTACTGCACAGACAAAGTCGTGACAGAAACCAAACAGATCATGTCACTGATGCTTTTAATCCTGGCCTTCTTCTTCCCACTGTTGAGTATCTTAACCTTTTATTGCTCCATCACCAGGAGACTCTGTGTACATTATCAGAGAGCTGGGAAACATgataagaaaatgagaaaatccaTCAAGATCGTCTTCATTGTAGTGGCGGCTTTTGTTATCTCCTGGGTTCCCTTCAATCTTTTCAAGCTTATGGCCATCCTTTTGGGACTTCTGAAGCAGTCCGACTGTTTTCCTGACATGGTTGCCCAGCTGGGCATGAAGGTGAGCAGCCCTTTTGCTTTTGCCAATAGCTGTGCCAACCCTTTCATTTACTACTGCTTTGACAACTACATCCGCAGAGCCATGCTCCGGTGCCTGTGTCCATGGGTgaaaatcagcagcagcagcaacaactcTGATACTCTGGACACTCGCCTGAGCCACTCCTTATCCAATTTTGTTGTGGGAGAGTATGCCGCTAGGAAGAGGAAGCGCTCTGTGTCCCTCTGA